In Paenibacillus sp. G2S3, a single window of DNA contains:
- a CDS encoding methyl-accepting chemotaxis protein, with protein MLKVTRTRLRLTIRKKLLMMSLTLLILPIGILGAVIYQISVKETNQLIESKLSSSVNLAVALIENLENSVQSGQLTEVEAQEQVRTLLLGNKNEDGTRPINQSIDLGPNGYFFILDNKGELLAHPKLEGDNIWDKQTSNGTFYIQDLIKAAQNGGGATYYKWPLPKSEGTGNAVGEEALKISYAKLSPSWGWVVAAGSYMQDYNTGQQTILKGIITTLIVCVVIGIGVIYIFAQHISKPIVRIAIEAERIAQGDLSGKGFTVRNRDEIGQLGISFNLLSGNIRQLVGNLTESSELLASSSKQLSSTLGETTAALVQTSSSMTEVANNSEKQATSTQETSQSMEEMVKEIQRVAEASTHAYQLSMQTLEEADKGNSLIINSSEQMNAVSNTVDDLGITVTSLNEQSQQIGTIVSTIKGISEQTNLLALNAAIEAARSGEQGRGFAVVASEVRKLAGQTSEAAERVSVMVEEIITSIGHAHHSMSKGQNEVAAGVQAIDDTGKAFERILQATRSIVDQVEQSSTAAQLMYTGSEQISASVMEVEQVSLHSASAAQTVSAAALEQLASMEEIAASARKLQEGSNEMRTLVNQFKLE; from the coding sequence ATGCTAAAAGTTACACGTACAAGGTTGCGATTGACGATTCGGAAGAAACTGCTCATGATGTCACTCACACTACTAATTCTTCCCATCGGAATATTAGGAGCAGTTATTTATCAGATTTCAGTCAAAGAAACGAATCAGCTCATTGAGAGTAAACTGAGTTCAAGTGTAAACCTGGCTGTAGCCTTAATTGAGAATTTGGAAAATTCCGTTCAATCGGGGCAATTGACTGAAGTGGAAGCACAGGAGCAAGTACGGACCTTACTACTTGGAAACAAAAATGAGGATGGTACTCGGCCCATTAATCAATCGATTGATTTGGGTCCAAACGGCTACTTCTTTATATTAGATAACAAAGGGGAATTGCTTGCTCATCCCAAACTAGAAGGAGACAATATTTGGGATAAACAAACCTCGAACGGTACTTTTTACATACAGGATTTGATTAAAGCAGCACAGAACGGTGGTGGAGCTACCTACTATAAATGGCCACTGCCTAAATCGGAGGGTACTGGAAACGCAGTAGGAGAAGAAGCGCTGAAAATATCTTACGCCAAACTATCGCCCTCTTGGGGCTGGGTCGTAGCAGCAGGCTCTTATATGCAAGATTATAATACCGGTCAACAAACCATTCTTAAGGGAATTATCACTACATTGATTGTATGCGTTGTCATCGGAATCGGTGTAATATACATATTTGCGCAACATATTTCTAAGCCAATTGTCCGCATAGCCATTGAAGCTGAACGAATCGCTCAAGGGGACCTTAGCGGTAAAGGATTTACTGTGCGCAATCGGGATGAGATCGGACAGCTGGGAATCAGCTTCAATCTATTATCAGGTAATATTCGGCAATTAGTTGGGAATTTAACCGAAAGCTCAGAGTTATTAGCTTCTTCCTCCAAACAGTTGTCTTCAACGTTAGGTGAAACCACAGCAGCACTTGTTCAGACTTCATCCTCAATGACTGAAGTGGCGAACAACAGTGAGAAACAAGCTACTTCAACGCAAGAGACTTCTCAATCGATGGAGGAGATGGTAAAAGAGATTCAGCGAGTAGCCGAAGCCTCTACCCATGCCTATCAGCTGTCCATGCAAACACTGGAAGAGGCTGATAAAGGAAACAGCCTTATCATTAACTCTTCCGAGCAAATGAACGCAGTAAGCAATACAGTTGATGATTTAGGGATCACCGTTACTAGTTTAAATGAGCAGTCTCAACAAATAGGCACAATCGTTAGTACCATCAAAGGAATATCTGAGCAAACGAACTTGCTAGCGCTTAATGCGGCAATTGAAGCTGCTCGATCAGGAGAACAAGGCAGGGGATTTGCAGTGGTAGCCAGTGAAGTTCGTAAGCTGGCAGGACAAACAAGTGAAGCAGCTGAGCGGGTTTCAGTCATGGTCGAAGAAATTATTACGAGTATAGGTCATGCCCATCATTCGATGAGTAAAGGTCAAAATGAAGTCGCAGCAGGGGTTCAAGCGATTGATGATACGGGTAAAGCATTTGAACGCATTTTGCAGGCCACCCGGTCCATTGTGGATCAGGTGGAGCAATCCTCGACCGCTGCACAGCTGATGTACACTGGCTCCGAACAAATATCTGCTTCAGTGATGGAGGTCGAGCAGGTTTCATTGCACTCAGCTTCGGCTGCACAGACTGTATCTGCTGCCGCTCTGGAACAGCTTGCCTCTATGGAGGAAATAGCCGCATCTGCTCGCAAGCTGCAAGAAGGCTCGAATGAGATGCGTACTTTAGTAAATCAATTTAAATTGGAATAG
- a CDS encoding carbohydrate ABC transporter permease translates to MTMQTRRRVGQIALFVVTLLVAILFFFPIFFNLMSAFKSNAEIMKDAIAFPKTLYLDSFKYLLTETEFPRAILNSLILTAVSIAAQVLIIPMAGYAIERRNTRWTRFIFVYFLAGMMIPFQAYMIPLFKELRMLGLYGSLAGPILIYVAGAVGFGCLLYTSFVKGIPREIEEAAEIDGCSRYGIFWRIVFPLLGPVTASMVVLNGLGIWNDFLMPMLVLPSGQAKTMVVEIYRYIGEFSSRWDMIFAGTAMSVVPVLIVFIALQKYFVKGIASGATKG, encoded by the coding sequence ATGACGATGCAGACACGCAGAAGAGTTGGGCAAATCGCACTTTTTGTGGTTACCTTATTAGTGGCTATTCTATTTTTCTTCCCTATTTTCTTCAATTTGATGTCAGCCTTCAAGAGCAATGCAGAGATCATGAAGGATGCCATTGCTTTTCCGAAAACCCTTTATCTGGACAGTTTTAAATACCTGTTAACAGAAACAGAGTTTCCACGAGCGATTCTGAACAGTCTGATTCTGACAGCGGTGTCTATCGCCGCACAGGTCTTGATCATTCCCATGGCAGGGTATGCCATTGAACGCAGAAATACTAGATGGACTCGATTTATATTCGTATATTTTTTGGCTGGAATGATGATTCCTTTTCAGGCGTATATGATTCCTTTGTTCAAAGAGCTTAGAATGCTAGGATTGTACGGTAGCCTTGCGGGACCTATTCTTATTTATGTAGCAGGTGCGGTAGGTTTCGGATGCCTGCTGTATACCAGTTTTGTCAAAGGAATACCTAGAGAAATTGAAGAAGCGGCAGAGATTGACGGCTGTTCTCGGTACGGGATATTTTGGAGAATTGTTTTCCCGCTATTAGGGCCTGTTACGGCAAGTATGGTTGTCTTAAACGGACTTGGAATCTGGAATGATTTCCTGATGCCGATGCTGGTATTGCCTTCTGGACAGGCTAAGACTATGGTCGTGGAAATTTACCGTTATATCGGAGAATTCTCTTCACGTTGGGATATGATTTTCGCGGGAACAGCGATGTCGGTTGTGCCTGTACTGATTGTGTTTATCGCCTTGCAGAAGTATTTTGTAAAGGGGATTGCGTCGGGAGCGACGAAGGGGTAA
- a CDS encoding helix-turn-helix domain-containing protein, protein MISNDPAFHNSIDGQMSPDIQAAFHIFAAHWRKVNLDWQYPVHTHPMFEINIVLQGEQQMTVGNKSFIQKSGDILFIRPGVEHSSMGSNADCDMTYYCLHFDIDDLILRRALHTADAVSLSGNTPELLAIRSALDVIINSSILSESKDTHRNRLITLHASLQLLTALSGWVLSEMPLPADTEATENTVALANAIEGLLQESVSTAASTGERGGGIEDIAAKLGYSTTHCNRAFHQIYGMSPRQYLSRLIIRHAKLLLMDNSLSVESVAQRLGYRDVSHFSKQFKRWTGLPPMGYRRLTSNPSKV, encoded by the coding sequence ATGATCTCGAATGATCCCGCCTTCCATAATTCTATTGACGGTCAGATGTCACCAGACATTCAAGCAGCCTTTCATATCTTCGCCGCACATTGGAGAAAAGTAAATTTGGATTGGCAATATCCTGTACACACTCATCCGATGTTTGAGATTAATATTGTCCTTCAAGGTGAGCAACAAATGACGGTAGGCAATAAGTCTTTTATACAGAAAAGCGGCGATATTTTATTCATTCGTCCCGGTGTTGAGCATAGTAGTATGGGTTCAAATGCTGACTGTGACATGACTTATTACTGCCTGCATTTTGATATTGATGATCTGATTTTGCGGCGTGCCTTACATACAGCAGATGCTGTTAGTCTCAGCGGAAACACCCCTGAACTGCTGGCCATCCGTTCCGCGCTAGATGTAATCATTAACTCTTCCATCTTGTCAGAGTCTAAGGACACACATAGAAATCGCTTGATCACACTGCATGCTTCACTGCAGCTTCTGACCGCGCTCAGCGGTTGGGTGCTTTCGGAAATGCCTCTCCCAGCAGATACAGAAGCTACCGAAAATACAGTTGCCCTGGCTAACGCTATTGAAGGACTATTGCAGGAATCCGTCTCCACCGCTGCCAGCACAGGCGAAAGAGGTGGCGGTATTGAGGACATTGCTGCCAAGCTCGGATATAGCACTACTCACTGTAATCGTGCTTTTCATCAAATCTATGGGATGTCACCAAGGCAATATTTATCCCGCTTAATCATTCGACACGCCAAACTGCTGCTGATGGATAATAGTCTATCTGTCGAATCGGTTGCTCAACGACTGGGGTACCGTGATGTGTCCCATTTCAGCAAACAATTCAAACGCTGGACAGGTCTCCCGCCAATGGGGTATCGCCGCTTAACATCAAATCCAAGCAAGGTTTAA
- a CDS encoding glycoside hydrolase family 52 protein: protein MFHNKFFNAHHSPIGAFASFTLGFKGASGGFDLEMAKPPRQNIFIGLERTDGKGYDTLPFHEIGGDDESKRYEIENPDPNPDKENILFPFQDREISRDFQVATDSWSAGDLTFRILSAVRSVPDPETTSLEEMKEVLLPAVLVELEVDNSSSATSRRAFFGFQGRDVYSGMRRLDDVSSEITGVGQGRFIAIAAEKGIAKSALHFTMEDILTEELQENWTFGLGRVGALIMDVPAGVKETYRFAICFHRSGYVTSGMDASYYYNHYFSNLESVAEYALAKFDVLKQEAEKANEMFVQVDLSEDQTFMLAHAIRSYYGSTQLLEYKNKPFWVVNEGEYRMMNTFDLTVDQLFYELRLNPWTVRNELDMFVDRFSYEDTVRFPGEDTEYPGGISFTHDMGVANVVSRPGYSAYELYGIDGCFSHMTHEQLVNWVLSAATYLEHTGDRSWMLRNLSVLEKCLDSMLNRDHPDPEQRNGVMGLDSSRTMGGAEITTYDSLDVSLGQARNNIYLAGKCWAAYLAMEKIFAEYERAELSKTAGTQAEKCAATMVASVTADGYIPAVIGEGNDSKIIPAIEGLVFPYYTGCKEALDRNGRFAAYIGALDKHLHAVLKPGVCLFEDGGWKISSTSNNSWLSKIYLSQFIARNILGLEWDERGAAADRAHVAWLTHPKLSIFSWSDQIISGEITGSKYYPRGVTAILWLDEK, encoded by the coding sequence ATGTTCCATAATAAATTTTTTAATGCTCATCATTCACCGATCGGTGCATTTGCGAGTTTTACCTTAGGATTTAAAGGAGCTAGTGGTGGTTTCGATTTGGAGATGGCCAAACCTCCTAGACAGAATATATTCATAGGATTAGAACGCACTGATGGGAAAGGGTATGACACACTACCATTTCACGAGATTGGCGGAGATGACGAGAGCAAACGCTATGAAATCGAGAATCCAGACCCCAATCCAGATAAGGAGAATATTCTGTTCCCTTTTCAAGATCGTGAGATTTCTAGAGATTTTCAAGTAGCTACAGACAGCTGGAGTGCGGGGGATCTGACCTTCCGGATTCTGTCAGCCGTTCGTTCTGTACCAGATCCTGAAACTACCTCCTTGGAAGAAATGAAGGAAGTACTGCTGCCTGCAGTACTGGTTGAGCTCGAAGTGGACAACTCCTCATCAGCAACCTCACGTCGCGCGTTCTTTGGTTTTCAGGGAAGAGATGTATATAGCGGAATGAGAAGGCTGGATGATGTGTCATCTGAGATTACAGGCGTTGGTCAAGGGAGATTTATTGCGATTGCTGCTGAAAAAGGAATTGCGAAGTCCGCACTGCATTTCACGATGGAGGATATTCTAACTGAAGAGCTACAGGAGAATTGGACGTTTGGACTAGGGCGCGTGGGCGCTTTGATCATGGATGTTCCAGCCGGAGTGAAAGAAACGTATCGTTTTGCTATTTGTTTTCATCGTTCGGGTTATGTTACTTCTGGTATGGATGCTTCCTATTACTATAATCACTATTTCAGTAATTTGGAGTCGGTGGCCGAGTACGCACTAGCTAAATTCGATGTTCTTAAACAAGAAGCTGAAAAAGCTAATGAAATGTTTGTCCAAGTAGACCTATCGGAAGATCAAACCTTTATGTTAGCGCATGCGATTCGTAGTTATTATGGTTCCACGCAATTGCTGGAATATAAGAATAAGCCATTTTGGGTTGTCAATGAAGGCGAATACCGGATGATGAATACCTTTGATCTTACCGTCGATCAGTTATTCTATGAGCTGCGTCTGAATCCTTGGACTGTACGAAATGAGCTGGATATGTTCGTGGATAGATTCAGCTATGAAGATACGGTGCGTTTTCCTGGGGAAGATACAGAGTATCCGGGTGGAATCAGCTTCACCCATGATATGGGTGTGGCCAATGTGGTGTCACGTCCCGGCTATTCCGCTTATGAGTTATACGGCATTGATGGATGCTTCTCACATATGACACATGAACAATTGGTAAACTGGGTGTTGAGTGCGGCAACCTATCTTGAGCATACAGGTGACCGGAGCTGGATGCTACGTAATCTGAGTGTCTTGGAGAAGTGCCTGGATAGTATGTTAAATCGGGATCACCCAGATCCTGAGCAAAGAAACGGTGTCATGGGGCTTGATAGCTCACGCACAATGGGTGGAGCAGAGATTACTACGTATGACAGTCTGGATGTCTCCTTAGGTCAGGCTCGTAACAATATTTATCTGGCGGGAAAATGTTGGGCTGCTTATTTAGCTATGGAGAAAATATTTGCAGAGTATGAGCGTGCGGAGCTGTCCAAAACAGCAGGGACTCAAGCAGAGAAATGCGCCGCAACGATGGTGGCAAGCGTTACAGCAGATGGATATATCCCGGCTGTGATTGGAGAAGGTAACGACTCCAAGATCATTCCAGCTATCGAAGGTCTTGTATTCCCTTACTATACTGGTTGTAAGGAAGCTCTTGATCGCAATGGACGGTTCGCCGCATATATCGGCGCACTCGACAAGCATCTTCATGCGGTGTTGAAGCCGGGCGTTTGCTTATTTGAAGATGGGGGTTGGAAAATCTCCTCCACTAGCAACAACAGCTGGCTTAGTAAAATCTATCTCTCACAGTTCATCGCCCGTAATATTCTGGGACTAGAATGGGATGAACGCGGAGCGGCAGCAGATCGCGCTCACGTGGCTTGGCTTACTCATCCCAAATTATCGATCTTCAGCTGGAGTGACCAAATTATTTCCGGTGAGATTACAGGCAGTAAGTATTATCCGCGCGGAGTAACAGCGATTTTGTGGTTAGATGAGAAATAG